A part of Drosophila ananassae strain 14024-0371.13 chromosome 2R, ASM1763931v2, whole genome shotgun sequence genomic DNA contains:
- the LOC6506369 gene encoding transcription factor AP-2-epsilon isoform X5 has protein sequence MSFLATLDASAWQERLSGHGSLGLSGSSAAYTTHSGGHTGRSGPATGHSGHSGGSAATMHHQSLQSDFQPPYFPPPFHHSTQSPPQQQISVPGYLQNHGALEYLGTDPYGQPLSSLHHAPLHHYNQLAGLRSTQDQLGIHRTHREAELQGHVTQLSHGFPYTDRRSDYGSAISAGAAHGTRLGHEHESLALHQALQNAVDDVQAPALDDNVAFMSDLPLIKSMKSGKEAGNLGSGSPSEVFCAVPGRLSLLSSTSKYKVTIAEVQRRLSPPECLNASLLGGVLRRAKSKNGGRLLREKLEKIGLNLPAGRRKAANVTLLTSLVEGEATHLAKDFHFVCETEFPARQLAEYIVRHQTEPQDSYRRKELILHSQQITKELMQILSQDRTTHFGTRSQHLLEPSMQRHLTHFSLITHGFGSPAIMAVLHAFQTFLNESLNYLEKLYPSNGGGMVSSSLDKSKIDNEKK, from the exons GAACGGCTCAGTGGACATGGGAGTCTAGGGCTATCCGGCAGCAGTGCGGCGTACACAACGCATTCCGGCGGACACACGGGCCGGAGCGGTCCGGCCACCGGGCACAGTGGGCACAGCGGTGGATCGGCGGCCACCATGCACCACCAATCGCTGCAGTCCGACTTCCAGCCGCCGTACTTTCCGCCCCCCTTCCACCACTCCACGCAGAGTCCCCCCCAGCAACAG ATATCCGTACCCGGCTACTTGCAGAACCACGGTGCCCTGGAGTATTTAGGCACGGATCCCTACGGCCAGCCCCTGTCCTCGCTGCACCACGCTCCTCTGCACCACTACAACCAGCTGGCGGGCCTGAGGTCCACGCAGGATCAACTGGGGATACACAGGACTCACAGGGAGGCGGAATTGCAGGGACATGTC ACACAACTGTCCCATGGATTTCCGTATACGGATAGGAGAAGCGATTACGGTAGTGCAATATCGGCAGGAGCAGCCCATGGCACCAGACTGGGACACGAACACGAGTCCTTGGCCTTGCATCAAGCCCTTCAGAATGCTGTCGACGATGTCCAAGCTCCTGCCCTAGACGATAATGTGGCTTTCATGTCGGATTTGCCGCTAATAAAAA gcatGAAGAGCGGAAAAGAAGCCGGGAACCTTGGATCGGGTTCGCCCAGCGAGGTGTTCTGTGCGGTTCCCGGTCGCCTTAGCCTCCTCTCGAGCACCTCGAAATACAAGGTCACCATCGCCGAAGTGCAGCGTCGCCTGTCGCCCCCCGAGTGTCTGAACGCGTCCCTCCTGGGCGGAGTCCTTCGACG GGCCAAAAGCAAGAATGGCGGACGCCTGCTGAGGGAGAAGCTGGAGAAGATTGGCTTGAATCTGCCGGCTGGTAGGCGAAAAGCTGCCAATGTTACGCTTCTAACGTCCCTGGTGGAGGGGGAGGCCACTCACTTGGCCAAGGACTTTCACTTTGTGTGCGAAACCGAATTTCCGGCCAGGCAGCTGGCGGAGTACATTGTGCGCCATCAAACGGAGCCCCAGGACTCGTACCGCCGGAAAGAACTCATCCTTCATTCCCAGCAG atcaCAAAAGAACTAATGCAGATCTTAAGTCAAGATCGGACAACCCACTTCGGGACGAGATCACAGCACCTGCTGGAGCCCTCGATGCAGCGCCACCTGACACATTTCTCTTTGATTACCCACGGATTCGGATCGCCCGCCATTATGGCTGTTCTGCACGCTTTCCAG ACATTTTTGAACGAATCATTAAACTACTTGGAAAAGCTATATCCCTCCAATGGTGGCGGGATGGTGTCGTCGTCGTTGGACAAAAGCAAAATTgacaacgaaaaaaaatga
- the LOC6506369 gene encoding transcription factor AP-2-epsilon isoform X4, with the protein MTLAYVDMPAVIQVQERLSGHGSLGLSGSSAAYTTHSGGHTGRSGPATGHSGHSGGSAATMHHQSLQSDFQPPYFPPPFHHSTQSPPQQQISVPGYLQNHGALEYLGTDPYGQPLSSLHHAPLHHYNQLAGLRSTQDQLGIHRTHREAELQGHVTQLSHGFPYTDRRSDYGSAISAGAAHGTRLGHEHESLALHQALQNAVDDVQAPALDDNVAFMSDLPLIKSMKSGKEAGNLGSGSPSEVFCAVPGRLSLLSSTSKYKVTIAEVQRRLSPPECLNASLLGGVLRRAKSKNGGRLLREKLEKIGLNLPAGRRKAANVTLLTSLVEGEATHLAKDFHFVCETEFPARQLAEYIVRHQTEPQDSYRRKELILHSQQITKELMQILSQDRTTHFGTRSQHLLEPSMQRHLTHFSLITHGFGSPAIMAVLHAFQTFLNESLNYLEKLYPSNGGGMVSSSLDKSKIDNEKK; encoded by the exons ATGACTTTAGCCTATGTGGATATGCCAGCTGTAATTCAGGTTCAG GAACGGCTCAGTGGACATGGGAGTCTAGGGCTATCCGGCAGCAGTGCGGCGTACACAACGCATTCCGGCGGACACACGGGCCGGAGCGGTCCGGCCACCGGGCACAGTGGGCACAGCGGTGGATCGGCGGCCACCATGCACCACCAATCGCTGCAGTCCGACTTCCAGCCGCCGTACTTTCCGCCCCCCTTCCACCACTCCACGCAGAGTCCCCCCCAGCAACAG ATATCCGTACCCGGCTACTTGCAGAACCACGGTGCCCTGGAGTATTTAGGCACGGATCCCTACGGCCAGCCCCTGTCCTCGCTGCACCACGCTCCTCTGCACCACTACAACCAGCTGGCGGGCCTGAGGTCCACGCAGGATCAACTGGGGATACACAGGACTCACAGGGAGGCGGAATTGCAGGGACATGTC ACACAACTGTCCCATGGATTTCCGTATACGGATAGGAGAAGCGATTACGGTAGTGCAATATCGGCAGGAGCAGCCCATGGCACCAGACTGGGACACGAACACGAGTCCTTGGCCTTGCATCAAGCCCTTCAGAATGCTGTCGACGATGTCCAAGCTCCTGCCCTAGACGATAATGTGGCTTTCATGTCGGATTTGCCGCTAATAAAAA gcatGAAGAGCGGAAAAGAAGCCGGGAACCTTGGATCGGGTTCGCCCAGCGAGGTGTTCTGTGCGGTTCCCGGTCGCCTTAGCCTCCTCTCGAGCACCTCGAAATACAAGGTCACCATCGCCGAAGTGCAGCGTCGCCTGTCGCCCCCCGAGTGTCTGAACGCGTCCCTCCTGGGCGGAGTCCTTCGACG GGCCAAAAGCAAGAATGGCGGACGCCTGCTGAGGGAGAAGCTGGAGAAGATTGGCTTGAATCTGCCGGCTGGTAGGCGAAAAGCTGCCAATGTTACGCTTCTAACGTCCCTGGTGGAGGGGGAGGCCACTCACTTGGCCAAGGACTTTCACTTTGTGTGCGAAACCGAATTTCCGGCCAGGCAGCTGGCGGAGTACATTGTGCGCCATCAAACGGAGCCCCAGGACTCGTACCGCCGGAAAGAACTCATCCTTCATTCCCAGCAG atcaCAAAAGAACTAATGCAGATCTTAAGTCAAGATCGGACAACCCACTTCGGGACGAGATCACAGCACCTGCTGGAGCCCTCGATGCAGCGCCACCTGACACATTTCTCTTTGATTACCCACGGATTCGGATCGCCCGCCATTATGGCTGTTCTGCACGCTTTCCAG ACATTTTTGAACGAATCATTAAACTACTTGGAAAAGCTATATCCCTCCAATGGTGGCGGGATGGTGTCGTCGTCGTTGGACAAAAGCAAAATTgacaacgaaaaaaaatga
- the LOC6506369 gene encoding transcription factor AP-2-epsilon isoform X6 gives MHILHRTNDHQFEDQKFMMERLSGHGSLGLSGSSAAYTTHSGGHTGRSGPATGHSGHSGGSAATMHHQSLQSDFQPPYFPPPFHHSTQSPPQQQNHGALEYLGTDPYGQPLSSLHHAPLHHYNQLAGLRSTQDQLGIHRTHREAELQGHVTQLSHGFPYTDRRSDYGSAISAGAAHGTRLGHEHESLALHQALQNAVDDVQAPALDDNVAFMSDLPLIKSMKSGKEAGNLGSGSPSEVFCAVPGRLSLLSSTSKYKVTIAEVQRRLSPPECLNASLLGGVLRRAKSKNGGRLLREKLEKIGLNLPAGRRKAANVTLLTSLVEGEATHLAKDFHFVCETEFPARQLAEYIVRHQTEPQDSYRRKELILHSQQITKELMQILSQDRTTHFGTRSQHLLEPSMQRHLTHFSLITHGFGSPAIMAVLHAFQTFLNESLNYLEKLYPSNGGGMVSSSLDKSKIDNEKK, from the exons GAACGGCTCAGTGGACATGGGAGTCTAGGGCTATCCGGCAGCAGTGCGGCGTACACAACGCATTCCGGCGGACACACGGGCCGGAGCGGTCCGGCCACCGGGCACAGTGGGCACAGCGGTGGATCGGCGGCCACCATGCACCACCAATCGCTGCAGTCCGACTTCCAGCCGCCGTACTTTCCGCCCCCCTTCCACCACTCCACGCAGAGTCCCCCCCAGCAACAG AACCACGGTGCCCTGGAGTATTTAGGCACGGATCCCTACGGCCAGCCCCTGTCCTCGCTGCACCACGCTCCTCTGCACCACTACAACCAGCTGGCGGGCCTGAGGTCCACGCAGGATCAACTGGGGATACACAGGACTCACAGGGAGGCGGAATTGCAGGGACATGTC ACACAACTGTCCCATGGATTTCCGTATACGGATAGGAGAAGCGATTACGGTAGTGCAATATCGGCAGGAGCAGCCCATGGCACCAGACTGGGACACGAACACGAGTCCTTGGCCTTGCATCAAGCCCTTCAGAATGCTGTCGACGATGTCCAAGCTCCTGCCCTAGACGATAATGTGGCTTTCATGTCGGATTTGCCGCTAATAAAAA gcatGAAGAGCGGAAAAGAAGCCGGGAACCTTGGATCGGGTTCGCCCAGCGAGGTGTTCTGTGCGGTTCCCGGTCGCCTTAGCCTCCTCTCGAGCACCTCGAAATACAAGGTCACCATCGCCGAAGTGCAGCGTCGCCTGTCGCCCCCCGAGTGTCTGAACGCGTCCCTCCTGGGCGGAGTCCTTCGACG GGCCAAAAGCAAGAATGGCGGACGCCTGCTGAGGGAGAAGCTGGAGAAGATTGGCTTGAATCTGCCGGCTGGTAGGCGAAAAGCTGCCAATGTTACGCTTCTAACGTCCCTGGTGGAGGGGGAGGCCACTCACTTGGCCAAGGACTTTCACTTTGTGTGCGAAACCGAATTTCCGGCCAGGCAGCTGGCGGAGTACATTGTGCGCCATCAAACGGAGCCCCAGGACTCGTACCGCCGGAAAGAACTCATCCTTCATTCCCAGCAG atcaCAAAAGAACTAATGCAGATCTTAAGTCAAGATCGGACAACCCACTTCGGGACGAGATCACAGCACCTGCTGGAGCCCTCGATGCAGCGCCACCTGACACATTTCTCTTTGATTACCCACGGATTCGGATCGCCCGCCATTATGGCTGTTCTGCACGCTTTCCAG ACATTTTTGAACGAATCATTAAACTACTTGGAAAAGCTATATCCCTCCAATGGTGGCGGGATGGTGTCGTCGTCGTTGGACAAAAGCAAAATTgacaacgaaaaaaaatga
- the LOC6506369 gene encoding transcription factor AP-2-epsilon isoform X3: protein MHILHRTNDHQFEDQKFMMERLSGHGSLGLSGSSAAYTTHSGGHTGRSGPATGHSGHSGGSAATMHHQSLQSDFQPPYFPPPFHHSTQSPPQQQISVPGYLQNHGALEYLGTDPYGQPLSSLHHAPLHHYNQLAGLRSTQDQLGIHRTHREAELQGHVTQLSHGFPYTDRRSDYGSAISAGAAHGTRLGHEHESLALHQALQNAVDDVQAPALDDNVAFMSDLPLIKSMKSGKEAGNLGSGSPSEVFCAVPGRLSLLSSTSKYKVTIAEVQRRLSPPECLNASLLGGVLRRAKSKNGGRLLREKLEKIGLNLPAGRRKAANVTLLTSLVEGEATHLAKDFHFVCETEFPARQLAEYIVRHQTEPQDSYRRKELILHSQQITKELMQILSQDRTTHFGTRSQHLLEPSMQRHLTHFSLITHGFGSPAIMAVLHAFQTFLNESLNYLEKLYPSNGGGMVSSSLDKSKIDNEKK, encoded by the exons GAACGGCTCAGTGGACATGGGAGTCTAGGGCTATCCGGCAGCAGTGCGGCGTACACAACGCATTCCGGCGGACACACGGGCCGGAGCGGTCCGGCCACCGGGCACAGTGGGCACAGCGGTGGATCGGCGGCCACCATGCACCACCAATCGCTGCAGTCCGACTTCCAGCCGCCGTACTTTCCGCCCCCCTTCCACCACTCCACGCAGAGTCCCCCCCAGCAACAG ATATCCGTACCCGGCTACTTGCAGAACCACGGTGCCCTGGAGTATTTAGGCACGGATCCCTACGGCCAGCCCCTGTCCTCGCTGCACCACGCTCCTCTGCACCACTACAACCAGCTGGCGGGCCTGAGGTCCACGCAGGATCAACTGGGGATACACAGGACTCACAGGGAGGCGGAATTGCAGGGACATGTC ACACAACTGTCCCATGGATTTCCGTATACGGATAGGAGAAGCGATTACGGTAGTGCAATATCGGCAGGAGCAGCCCATGGCACCAGACTGGGACACGAACACGAGTCCTTGGCCTTGCATCAAGCCCTTCAGAATGCTGTCGACGATGTCCAAGCTCCTGCCCTAGACGATAATGTGGCTTTCATGTCGGATTTGCCGCTAATAAAAA gcatGAAGAGCGGAAAAGAAGCCGGGAACCTTGGATCGGGTTCGCCCAGCGAGGTGTTCTGTGCGGTTCCCGGTCGCCTTAGCCTCCTCTCGAGCACCTCGAAATACAAGGTCACCATCGCCGAAGTGCAGCGTCGCCTGTCGCCCCCCGAGTGTCTGAACGCGTCCCTCCTGGGCGGAGTCCTTCGACG GGCCAAAAGCAAGAATGGCGGACGCCTGCTGAGGGAGAAGCTGGAGAAGATTGGCTTGAATCTGCCGGCTGGTAGGCGAAAAGCTGCCAATGTTACGCTTCTAACGTCCCTGGTGGAGGGGGAGGCCACTCACTTGGCCAAGGACTTTCACTTTGTGTGCGAAACCGAATTTCCGGCCAGGCAGCTGGCGGAGTACATTGTGCGCCATCAAACGGAGCCCCAGGACTCGTACCGCCGGAAAGAACTCATCCTTCATTCCCAGCAG atcaCAAAAGAACTAATGCAGATCTTAAGTCAAGATCGGACAACCCACTTCGGGACGAGATCACAGCACCTGCTGGAGCCCTCGATGCAGCGCCACCTGACACATTTCTCTTTGATTACCCACGGATTCGGATCGCCCGCCATTATGGCTGTTCTGCACGCTTTCCAG ACATTTTTGAACGAATCATTAAACTACTTGGAAAAGCTATATCCCTCCAATGGTGGCGGGATGGTGTCGTCGTCGTTGGACAAAAGCAAAATTgacaacgaaaaaaaatga
- the LOC6506369 gene encoding transcription factor AP-2-epsilon isoform X7, with product MTLAYVDMPAVIQVQERLSGHGSLGLSGSSAAYTTHSGGHTGRSGPATGHSGHSGGSAATMHHQSLQSDFQPPYFPPPFHHSTQSPPQQQNHGALEYLGTDPYGQPLSSLHHAPLHHYNQLAGLRSTQDQLGIHRTHREAELQGHVTQLSHGFPYTDRRSDYGSAISAGAAHGTRLGHEHESLALHQALQNAVDDVQAPALDDNVAFMSDLPLIKSMKSGKEAGNLGSGSPSEVFCAVPGRLSLLSSTSKYKVTIAEVQRRLSPPECLNASLLGGVLRRAKSKNGGRLLREKLEKIGLNLPAGRRKAANVTLLTSLVEGEATHLAKDFHFVCETEFPARQLAEYIVRHQTEPQDSYRRKELILHSQQITKELMQILSQDRTTHFGTRSQHLLEPSMQRHLTHFSLITHGFGSPAIMAVLHAFQTFLNESLNYLEKLYPSNGGGMVSSSLDKSKIDNEKK from the exons ATGACTTTAGCCTATGTGGATATGCCAGCTGTAATTCAGGTTCAG GAACGGCTCAGTGGACATGGGAGTCTAGGGCTATCCGGCAGCAGTGCGGCGTACACAACGCATTCCGGCGGACACACGGGCCGGAGCGGTCCGGCCACCGGGCACAGTGGGCACAGCGGTGGATCGGCGGCCACCATGCACCACCAATCGCTGCAGTCCGACTTCCAGCCGCCGTACTTTCCGCCCCCCTTCCACCACTCCACGCAGAGTCCCCCCCAGCAACAG AACCACGGTGCCCTGGAGTATTTAGGCACGGATCCCTACGGCCAGCCCCTGTCCTCGCTGCACCACGCTCCTCTGCACCACTACAACCAGCTGGCGGGCCTGAGGTCCACGCAGGATCAACTGGGGATACACAGGACTCACAGGGAGGCGGAATTGCAGGGACATGTC ACACAACTGTCCCATGGATTTCCGTATACGGATAGGAGAAGCGATTACGGTAGTGCAATATCGGCAGGAGCAGCCCATGGCACCAGACTGGGACACGAACACGAGTCCTTGGCCTTGCATCAAGCCCTTCAGAATGCTGTCGACGATGTCCAAGCTCCTGCCCTAGACGATAATGTGGCTTTCATGTCGGATTTGCCGCTAATAAAAA gcatGAAGAGCGGAAAAGAAGCCGGGAACCTTGGATCGGGTTCGCCCAGCGAGGTGTTCTGTGCGGTTCCCGGTCGCCTTAGCCTCCTCTCGAGCACCTCGAAATACAAGGTCACCATCGCCGAAGTGCAGCGTCGCCTGTCGCCCCCCGAGTGTCTGAACGCGTCCCTCCTGGGCGGAGTCCTTCGACG GGCCAAAAGCAAGAATGGCGGACGCCTGCTGAGGGAGAAGCTGGAGAAGATTGGCTTGAATCTGCCGGCTGGTAGGCGAAAAGCTGCCAATGTTACGCTTCTAACGTCCCTGGTGGAGGGGGAGGCCACTCACTTGGCCAAGGACTTTCACTTTGTGTGCGAAACCGAATTTCCGGCCAGGCAGCTGGCGGAGTACATTGTGCGCCATCAAACGGAGCCCCAGGACTCGTACCGCCGGAAAGAACTCATCCTTCATTCCCAGCAG atcaCAAAAGAACTAATGCAGATCTTAAGTCAAGATCGGACAACCCACTTCGGGACGAGATCACAGCACCTGCTGGAGCCCTCGATGCAGCGCCACCTGACACATTTCTCTTTGATTACCCACGGATTCGGATCGCCCGCCATTATGGCTGTTCTGCACGCTTTCCAG ACATTTTTGAACGAATCATTAAACTACTTGGAAAAGCTATATCCCTCCAATGGTGGCGGGATGGTGTCGTCGTCGTTGGACAAAAGCAAAATTgacaacgaaaaaaaatga
- the LOC6506369 gene encoding transcription factor AP-2-epsilon isoform X8, with the protein MSFLATLDASAWQERLSGHGSLGLSGSSAAYTTHSGGHTGRSGPATGHSGHSGGSAATMHHQSLQSDFQPPYFPPPFHHSTQSPPQQQNHGALEYLGTDPYGQPLSSLHHAPLHHYNQLAGLRSTQDQLGIHRTHREAELQGHVTQLSHGFPYTDRRSDYGSAISAGAAHGTRLGHEHESLALHQALQNAVDDVQAPALDDNVAFMSDLPLIKSMKSGKEAGNLGSGSPSEVFCAVPGRLSLLSSTSKYKVTIAEVQRRLSPPECLNASLLGGVLRRAKSKNGGRLLREKLEKIGLNLPAGRRKAANVTLLTSLVEGEATHLAKDFHFVCETEFPARQLAEYIVRHQTEPQDSYRRKELILHSQQITKELMQILSQDRTTHFGTRSQHLLEPSMQRHLTHFSLITHGFGSPAIMAVLHAFQTFLNESLNYLEKLYPSNGGGMVSSSLDKSKIDNEKK; encoded by the exons GAACGGCTCAGTGGACATGGGAGTCTAGGGCTATCCGGCAGCAGTGCGGCGTACACAACGCATTCCGGCGGACACACGGGCCGGAGCGGTCCGGCCACCGGGCACAGTGGGCACAGCGGTGGATCGGCGGCCACCATGCACCACCAATCGCTGCAGTCCGACTTCCAGCCGCCGTACTTTCCGCCCCCCTTCCACCACTCCACGCAGAGTCCCCCCCAGCAACAG AACCACGGTGCCCTGGAGTATTTAGGCACGGATCCCTACGGCCAGCCCCTGTCCTCGCTGCACCACGCTCCTCTGCACCACTACAACCAGCTGGCGGGCCTGAGGTCCACGCAGGATCAACTGGGGATACACAGGACTCACAGGGAGGCGGAATTGCAGGGACATGTC ACACAACTGTCCCATGGATTTCCGTATACGGATAGGAGAAGCGATTACGGTAGTGCAATATCGGCAGGAGCAGCCCATGGCACCAGACTGGGACACGAACACGAGTCCTTGGCCTTGCATCAAGCCCTTCAGAATGCTGTCGACGATGTCCAAGCTCCTGCCCTAGACGATAATGTGGCTTTCATGTCGGATTTGCCGCTAATAAAAA gcatGAAGAGCGGAAAAGAAGCCGGGAACCTTGGATCGGGTTCGCCCAGCGAGGTGTTCTGTGCGGTTCCCGGTCGCCTTAGCCTCCTCTCGAGCACCTCGAAATACAAGGTCACCATCGCCGAAGTGCAGCGTCGCCTGTCGCCCCCCGAGTGTCTGAACGCGTCCCTCCTGGGCGGAGTCCTTCGACG GGCCAAAAGCAAGAATGGCGGACGCCTGCTGAGGGAGAAGCTGGAGAAGATTGGCTTGAATCTGCCGGCTGGTAGGCGAAAAGCTGCCAATGTTACGCTTCTAACGTCCCTGGTGGAGGGGGAGGCCACTCACTTGGCCAAGGACTTTCACTTTGTGTGCGAAACCGAATTTCCGGCCAGGCAGCTGGCGGAGTACATTGTGCGCCATCAAACGGAGCCCCAGGACTCGTACCGCCGGAAAGAACTCATCCTTCATTCCCAGCAG atcaCAAAAGAACTAATGCAGATCTTAAGTCAAGATCGGACAACCCACTTCGGGACGAGATCACAGCACCTGCTGGAGCCCTCGATGCAGCGCCACCTGACACATTTCTCTTTGATTACCCACGGATTCGGATCGCCCGCCATTATGGCTGTTCTGCACGCTTTCCAG ACATTTTTGAACGAATCATTAAACTACTTGGAAAAGCTATATCCCTCCAATGGTGGCGGGATGGTGTCGTCGTCGTTGGACAAAAGCAAAATTgacaacgaaaaaaaatga
- the LOC6506369 gene encoding transcription factor AP-2-epsilon isoform X1, with product MKNKEDILEQGYCLFTSNFKLFADLAEPFFFAFDEFHLKDMQERLSGHGSLGLSGSSAAYTTHSGGHTGRSGPATGHSGHSGGSAATMHHQSLQSDFQPPYFPPPFHHSTQSPPQQQISVPGYLQNHGALEYLGTDPYGQPLSSLHHAPLHHYNQLAGLRSTQDQLGIHRTHREAELQGHVTQLSHGFPYTDRRSDYGSAISAGAAHGTRLGHEHESLALHQALQNAVDDVQAPALDDNVAFMSDLPLIKSMKSGKEAGNLGSGSPSEVFCAVPGRLSLLSSTSKYKVTIAEVQRRLSPPECLNASLLGGVLRRAKSKNGGRLLREKLEKIGLNLPAGRRKAANVTLLTSLVEGEATHLAKDFHFVCETEFPARQLAEYIVRHQTEPQDSYRRKELILHSQQITKELMQILSQDRTTHFGTRSQHLLEPSMQRHLTHFSLITHGFGSPAIMAVLHAFQTFLNESLNYLEKLYPSNGGGMVSSSLDKSKIDNEKK from the exons GAACGGCTCAGTGGACATGGGAGTCTAGGGCTATCCGGCAGCAGTGCGGCGTACACAACGCATTCCGGCGGACACACGGGCCGGAGCGGTCCGGCCACCGGGCACAGTGGGCACAGCGGTGGATCGGCGGCCACCATGCACCACCAATCGCTGCAGTCCGACTTCCAGCCGCCGTACTTTCCGCCCCCCTTCCACCACTCCACGCAGAGTCCCCCCCAGCAACAG ATATCCGTACCCGGCTACTTGCAGAACCACGGTGCCCTGGAGTATTTAGGCACGGATCCCTACGGCCAGCCCCTGTCCTCGCTGCACCACGCTCCTCTGCACCACTACAACCAGCTGGCGGGCCTGAGGTCCACGCAGGATCAACTGGGGATACACAGGACTCACAGGGAGGCGGAATTGCAGGGACATGTC ACACAACTGTCCCATGGATTTCCGTATACGGATAGGAGAAGCGATTACGGTAGTGCAATATCGGCAGGAGCAGCCCATGGCACCAGACTGGGACACGAACACGAGTCCTTGGCCTTGCATCAAGCCCTTCAGAATGCTGTCGACGATGTCCAAGCTCCTGCCCTAGACGATAATGTGGCTTTCATGTCGGATTTGCCGCTAATAAAAA gcatGAAGAGCGGAAAAGAAGCCGGGAACCTTGGATCGGGTTCGCCCAGCGAGGTGTTCTGTGCGGTTCCCGGTCGCCTTAGCCTCCTCTCGAGCACCTCGAAATACAAGGTCACCATCGCCGAAGTGCAGCGTCGCCTGTCGCCCCCCGAGTGTCTGAACGCGTCCCTCCTGGGCGGAGTCCTTCGACG GGCCAAAAGCAAGAATGGCGGACGCCTGCTGAGGGAGAAGCTGGAGAAGATTGGCTTGAATCTGCCGGCTGGTAGGCGAAAAGCTGCCAATGTTACGCTTCTAACGTCCCTGGTGGAGGGGGAGGCCACTCACTTGGCCAAGGACTTTCACTTTGTGTGCGAAACCGAATTTCCGGCCAGGCAGCTGGCGGAGTACATTGTGCGCCATCAAACGGAGCCCCAGGACTCGTACCGCCGGAAAGAACTCATCCTTCATTCCCAGCAG atcaCAAAAGAACTAATGCAGATCTTAAGTCAAGATCGGACAACCCACTTCGGGACGAGATCACAGCACCTGCTGGAGCCCTCGATGCAGCGCCACCTGACACATTTCTCTTTGATTACCCACGGATTCGGATCGCCCGCCATTATGGCTGTTCTGCACGCTTTCCAG ACATTTTTGAACGAATCATTAAACTACTTGGAAAAGCTATATCCCTCCAATGGTGGCGGGATGGTGTCGTCGTCGTTGGACAAAAGCAAAATTgacaacgaaaaaaaatga